CTACAGCCTCATAGTGCTCATCTAGCAGCACGTTTGCAGCCTTCACGTCCCTGTGGATTATCTTCGGATCACACTGCTCGTGGAGATACAGCAGTCCCCTTGCAGCTCCCACTGCAATCTTCTTCCTCGTCGTCCAATCTAGAGCCGGTTTCCCTGTGTCAAAGTGAAAAGCATTTCTTTAACACCACACGTGTTTCAGACAGAAATCCTACATAGGATCCTTTTAAAATCTCAATGTCCTAATTTACATGACAAATCCATTACATCAAATTAAAGCAGATAGTCTGATATCATGAAACAGATTCATTGCAGTTGAAATGGGCCCTATAAAGATCACAGATGATGATTTTCTTCTGTCATGTTATAACAAATAAAGCAGCTTAggaaccaaaatcaaacaaataaaGCAGCTTaggaaccaaaatcaaaccaCTAACTATTTGCCTTTTACCTAAAAAAGGGCTTAAAATTCACATGCCTCTAAGTCTGTATGCCACGCTCCCATTAGACATATAAGGATACACAAGAAGCCTCTCGTTTGGGGTGGCACAGTAGCCTATTATACGAAGCAGATTGCGATGAACTGCTAAACTGATCATCTCTAACTCAGTTCTGAACTGTGATTCCCCTGTAGTTCCCGTCAAGTCTTTCAGTCGTTTAACTGCCACCACGGCCCCATCTCCCAGCTTCCCTCGATACACATTGCCAAATCCTCCAACCCCGAGTATGTTCTTCAAGCTGAAGTTGTCAGTAGCATGCTGCAGCTCTTTGAATGTAAAGTTCCTAAGGTTTCCTAATCTTGTAAGATCAAGGTCATCTTCTTGCACATCTGCAAACATAGTTTTATGAAATTTACTATACAAGACAACAAACGTGTGAGTTTTCAATGGAATGCATTGAAAGATCAATCCACCTGTGAGATTTAAAATGCATTCCTTCGTATTCTTGCTTCTTCTCCAGATGAGAAACCCGAACACAGCGATTAGAACACAGACAAAGCCTAGGCTCACTCCTAGTGCAATTCCTAGTCTCTTTGAGTTGGTTCTTTCTGGAAAAcacgaaaataaagaaaaagatgcCTTGATTATAGCAACTTCCTGCATGCACACAAAACAGAGAATCACTAACAAACCTGAAGATTGAGTTCTTGAAAATGCAAGGGGGCTAGCAAGATTTGATCCAGAACATTTTTCAGAAGAGTGGCTTCCACAAATTTGAGGATTTCCCTGAATACTGCCACGGCATAGTACTAATTACTAAAGGCATGAAACAAGTGCAAGAAGCCAAGCAAACTGTACAGAATTCTTACATGCATGCATAAACCAAGATTTTCCATAATATGATAGTAACATAAGTATGAAAGTAACATGATGATTAAGTGGAGAAATTCTGCAAAAGGAGAACATACTTAAATGATTTTGTGGGAAAAGTGGGCACAGGTCCACTGAGATTGTTGAAGGACAAATCCCTGAAATATTTCAACCAAAATTCACATGTGAAACCAAATCTCCACCCTGATTTCTATATAACAACAAAATCTAGTATGTACAAAGAAAttgaagcaaaaaaaaaagtgagatcAATACTCACAAGAAAGCAAGTTGAGGAAGACTGGCCAAGGACAGAGGAACAGACCCACTCAAGCTATTGTTGTTTAATCTCCTGTCCATGACAAGACAAATAACAATAACAGCAGCACAAATATAGTTAAACAAAACATGTAGCAACAAAATcataaacatatttttttttaaatgatgaaGCAGTGAAAGGAAAATAGAAACTCACAGATACTGCAAATGGTTCAAGAAACCAAAGGATTCAGGGATATGTCCAAGCAGCTTGTTGTTGGAGAGATCCAAGGTTTGAAGATTTGGAAGATAGCCTAACTCTTTGGGAATGCGCCCAGAGATATTGTTGTTTTGCAGCAATCTGCATTGGGAATTTCAAAAGGCAAAAGCGACAATCACTTCCAAAACTCAAACCATTAATTTATTGGAAGGGAATCCAATTCCAaccagaaattaaaaaaaaggaaaagagttGGGTGTTTACACTTGTTTAAGATTAGTGAGATTTgcaatcatccaagacaaggaGCCTGATAATCCCTGGCTAGGCGCTCCGCTGCAAAAACACACATATTGTCAAAATGAATGTTGAAGGAGGAGAAACAGAGAGAGGGTGAAATCTCATCTCACAGGGCAGTGACGAGGTTGTCGGAATTGCAAGTAATCATGGACCAGCTGCAAGGATCGACGGAGTCTTCATCCCAGTTGGTGAGAGCTCCATGTGGATCATTCAGACCTTGCCTTATTGCAGTAAGAGCTTCAACTAattgaaagaagaagaaaaaaagtaaaaatagttAGTGAAATAGTAAAAGATAAACATGAATGGATGAGTAAAATACCTTCAGGATTTCGAGGCTCGAAAGAAAGGGTGGAggtgaggaagaagaggagaagaaTGAGAGAGAAGGAGCAGGAGCAGGTAGACATGATCAGAGCAGCCGCACTTCACAACATCTCTTTCACTGAAACCATCATGTATTTCGAATGTTCTGTTTTTAACTCTCcctgtgtgtatatatatgtgtaaaaCATGGTAGCGTAGTATAGTAGAGTATAAAGTGGGTATCTTTTAGTGTGTGCAAATGCAAAGCATTCTGTTTTGAGTATTTTTAGACGCGCTTTATTGATACCCTCCATTTGAATTTCTCGCTCTCGCTCTCGCTCTCGCTCTCGctcaacaaaataaaaaacaaggaaGAAAAGAAAGGTGCATTCTCTGTTAATGCGTGTGTGTATGTATGGTCTGTACTAAAAAGATACTGAcatctccttctctctctctctccccttttTCCAAAGCTTgtctttttttcccttttctccCTAAACTTGGGTTAAACCCTCGCTAACTACCATGGCTGGTTCCTATCCACACTTTTTgcattttctccttctctctgcTGCTTTATTCCACTTTTTTTCCCCTAAATTTGGTTCCTCACGGTgtttgtgtgtgagagagagagataaagtggttatgaggaagaagaagtcaTTAGTTGGAATCGATTAAAGTTAAGTGCGAGTagaaaattgattaattaatgaagCCTAACTATCAAATTGTTTCCCATGCCATGACCATCAAATGTGAGTATTCATAAATTATCCCCACAAATATAAAACAAAgtacttttctttttcagtGGAGATTTGACAATGGAGATTTAACCTAGCTCTCTTTTATGTACTCCATAAATTAAGGTTTACAATTACCTATGTATCAATACACCCCCTTGAAATTGACCATAGTATTGACTTAAAGATttgtaaacaaataaaataattttgttttcacTGGATGTTCATATTTTAAGTTTGATAGATCAAATCACGACACTCTCTCTATCCATTATTAATGGtagttatttttttcaatttggaTTTGTTcactttcatttcattttcttgttttaATATAGATTTTTGATAAGATTGGTAtctaaatatataaacaaatgTATATAAGCAATATGCTATATATTTTGGGTGAGCATTTCCATAAACATCAAGCTCGTTTAATCTATAGTTAcaataatttgtttaattttatatagttaGTTTGATTCTAAGGTTATCTACATCTctgtctcaataccgtctcatcccttaactattcatgggccccactgcaCCTTTTACCCCATcttttaactaagagacagcacctgcaacccttcatctattaaccatctcatctcttaactattcattcaatttcattttttatttttatttccaataaattcaattaataaaagcacactttattaaataaaagaaaattataatttaaaatcgtaaaaaaataaaaaaatacataattaaaatcttaaaaaaataaaaaagacataatttaaaatattagaaattaaaaattgcacacttaaattataaaaagtaCTCCGCCGGTGAATcgtcccccgaaggcggtggcggtgcacccgTTTGAGGaaggaataccaagttgtcttgctaGATTCGCAATGCCGGCAatatgggcttgatattggtcaggcgtcatgcgggaagtgtcagtcatcgtggcggtgaagtacatggacattagggagggcGGCGGCGTGCCttgggagcccgcctggcttgattcgcctcggcctcTCCCTGCccgagctctagccgccttcgcctcCTTGTTCCCCTGCGGTCGACGTCGTGTACCGGAGGAGCCCCTGCATTGAATGTCGGGAACTCAATCTCTTGTGAGGCATTGCCTTCCCTGCCCTCACTAgatgagtattggccacccgccgtgtgcttcgtgcatTTCGAGCTCAAGCCCGTGCTGGACTAGACACCGCCAACCCACCTATCAACCTCTTTGACCGAGTGCCAAACATTGGCATATTTGAAATCTTTGTCGGTGTCGGCTttaaagactcgcaaagccgctctcagaatgtcggctccactggctccgctttggtaattctCCGCTTCATGCTTGTAGATCCCACAAAATATTTTGATATCTTAGTCGGCTCGCTCAAAATGACTGCGAAGCATCTTCATGTTGCGCTTGAAGGTCCCCGTTGGCTTTTGCTCTTTGTATACGGCGGTGACCttatcccaaaaacacttgcgggattgttgattcccgacgatgggatcgtacgacgTGCTGATCCAAacgttgaacagagtcatcgtcTCCGCGGAGCTCTATGGATGACGGCTACGTCCTCCACCGCCTTGTCCTCCTCATTTTTGGATCCGCGACTAGCAGAGCTTCCACCCCCcgtcctcctccgcctcctcctcttctagCTCCGGTCGGAAGGTTTTTCGGAGTGTGTTCCTCCGGAATattctccctaatttgggataatccatgCGTTTGTCCATACCTCGAGG
This portion of the Salvia splendens isolate huo1 chromosome 10, SspV2, whole genome shotgun sequence genome encodes:
- the LOC121751612 gene encoding probable LRR receptor-like serine/threonine-protein kinase At4g30520; protein product: MSTCSCSFSLILLLFFLTSTLSFEPRNPEVEALTAIRQGLNDPHGALTNWDEDSVDPCSWSMITCNSDNLVTALGAPSQGLSGSLSWMIANLTNLKQVLLQNNNISGRIPKELGYLPNLQTLDLSNNKLLGHIPESFGFLNHLQYLRLNNNSLSGSVPLSLASLPQLAFLDLSFNNLSGPVPTFPTKSFNIQGNPQICGSHSSEKCSGSNLASPLAFSRTQSSERTNSKRLGIALGVSLGFVCVLIAVFGFLIWRRSKNTKECILNLTDVQEDDLDLTRLGNLRNFTFKELQHATDNFSLKNILGVGGFGNVYRGKLGDGAVVAVKRLKDLTGTTGESQFRTELEMISLAVHRNLLRIIGYCATPNERLLVYPYMSNGSVAYRLRGKPALDWTTRKKIAVGAARGLLYLHEQCDPKIIHRDVKAANVLLDEHYEAVVGDFGLAKLLDHGESHVTTAVRGTVGHIAPEYLSTGQSSEKTDVFGFGILLLELITGMRALEFGKSSNQKGAMLEWVKRIQQEKKVEQMVDRELGMSYDEIEVGEMLQVALLCTQYLPAHRPRMSEVVRMLEGDGLAEKWAASHSFVHTTRSFSGKSKSHSHEELDHDQSSLFGMTNTMDDDYDAHCMELSGPR